From the Montipora capricornis isolate CH-2021 chromosome 2, ASM3666992v2, whole genome shotgun sequence genome, one window contains:
- the LOC138026801 gene encoding uncharacterized protein isoform X2 — MASSTMFRGRRIVDPIPVQRGPLPREGKYRSSFSDLAAAWENVGEVKSALQAAEARINEANAGLNAEIEENNDLDVPFQEVFSQRQRYGRVARYDLRPNRFGLATTSASELGEHENDPRQTSDFSVNKYRSTDLPSRPPVLVHPNLQSPPSKDVISGITNGGISRSPPLSKFPLHPSESGRQEPSVTTVYSSIYSTNNQLDRRSPVRNLGSVLSSIPSSTSFVIDSLEVGGVPRLSRNEPLVTTALGHRPAVANNSDALARLKERIKQQKEQASRTSSATSLPRNISSSSSLPIEGLSLDATAGDTHTIEEDIPMRTAISKRKVGSAPAAPAYKGFSEVESKTTALSEVNKRVKSRGPPAVDITANQRPQKPPQKKAPKLQRIIAPRRPTDVITTF; from the exons ATGGCTTCGTCGACCATGTTTCGTGGTCGCCGCATCGTGGATCCCATTCCAGTTCAGCGTGGTCCTCTGCCAAGGGAAGGAAAATACCGGTCTTCTTTTTCAG ACTTGGCTGCGGCGTGGGAAAATGTCGGGGAAGTTAAGTCTGCG CTTCAAGCTGCTGAAGCCAGAATAAATGAAGCAAATGCTGGTCTCAATGCtgaaattgaagaaaataatgacCTGGATGTTCCATTTCAAGAGGTGTTCTCTCAGAGGCAGAGATACGGCAGAGTTGCGAGATATGACCTTCGACCGAATCGCTTTGGTCTGGCTACAACATCAGCATCTGAGCTGGGAGAGCATGAAAATGACCCAAGACAAACATCTGATTTTTCAGTG AATAAATACAGATCAACTGATTTGCCAAGCAGACCTCCTGTGCTTGTGCATCCCAATCTTCAGTCTCCACCATCGAAGGATGTCATCTCTGGGATAACTAATGGTGGAATCTCGAGAAGCCCTCCATTATCTAAATTTCCCCTTCATCCTTCTGAATCTGGAAGGCAAGAGCCAAGTGTCACAACAGTATATTCTTCAATCTACAGTACAAATAATCAACTGGATCGTAGATCACCTGTCAGGAATCTTGGAAGTGTTCTGTCTTCTATTCCCTCTTCCACTAGCTTTGTCATTGACTCGCTGGAAGTAGGAGGTGTGCCTAGATTGTCTAGGAATGAGCCTCTTGTGACAACAGCCTTAGGACACAGACCTGCTGTAGCTAATAATTCAG ATGCACTTGCAAGATTGAAAGAGagaataaaacagcaaaaagaGCAAGCATCAAGGACAAGTTCAGCTACTTCCTTGCCAA GGAATATCTCTTCAAGTAGCTCACTTCCCATAGAAGGTTTATCTTTAGATGCTACAGCTGGGGATACTCATACCATTGAGGAAGACATTCCTATGAGAACTGCaatatcaaaaagaaaagtgggctCTGCTCCAGCTGCACCTGCTTATAaag GTTTTAGTGAAGTGGAATCAAAGACAACTGCTTTGTCTGAAGTCAATAAAAGAGTGAAGTCGAGGGGCCCTCCTGCTGTGGACATAACAGCAAATCAAAGACCACAAAAACCACCACAGAAGAAAG
- the LOC138026801 gene encoding uncharacterized protein isoform X1, translated as MASSTMFRGRRIVDPIPVQRGPLPREGKYRSSFSDLAAAWENVGEVKSALQAAEARINEANAGLNAEIEENNDLDVPFQEVFSQRQRYGRVARYDLRPNRFGLATTSASELGEHENDPRQTSDFSVNKYRSTDLPSRPPVLVHPNLQSPPSKDVISGITNGGISRSPPLSKFPLHPSESGRQEPSVTTVYSSIYSTNNQLDRRSPVRNLGSVLSSIPSSTSFVIDSLEVGGVPRLSRNEPLVTTALGHRPAVANNSDALARLKERIKQQKEQASRTSSATSLPRNISSSSSLPIEGLSLDATAGDTHTIEEDIPMRTAISKRKVGSAPAAPAYKGFSEVESKTTALSEVNKRVKSRGPPAVDITANQRPQKPPQKKAAPKLQRIIAPRRPTDVITTF; from the exons ATGGCTTCGTCGACCATGTTTCGTGGTCGCCGCATCGTGGATCCCATTCCAGTTCAGCGTGGTCCTCTGCCAAGGGAAGGAAAATACCGGTCTTCTTTTTCAG ACTTGGCTGCGGCGTGGGAAAATGTCGGGGAAGTTAAGTCTGCG CTTCAAGCTGCTGAAGCCAGAATAAATGAAGCAAATGCTGGTCTCAATGCtgaaattgaagaaaataatgacCTGGATGTTCCATTTCAAGAGGTGTTCTCTCAGAGGCAGAGATACGGCAGAGTTGCGAGATATGACCTTCGACCGAATCGCTTTGGTCTGGCTACAACATCAGCATCTGAGCTGGGAGAGCATGAAAATGACCCAAGACAAACATCTGATTTTTCAGTG AATAAATACAGATCAACTGATTTGCCAAGCAGACCTCCTGTGCTTGTGCATCCCAATCTTCAGTCTCCACCATCGAAGGATGTCATCTCTGGGATAACTAATGGTGGAATCTCGAGAAGCCCTCCATTATCTAAATTTCCCCTTCATCCTTCTGAATCTGGAAGGCAAGAGCCAAGTGTCACAACAGTATATTCTTCAATCTACAGTACAAATAATCAACTGGATCGTAGATCACCTGTCAGGAATCTTGGAAGTGTTCTGTCTTCTATTCCCTCTTCCACTAGCTTTGTCATTGACTCGCTGGAAGTAGGAGGTGTGCCTAGATTGTCTAGGAATGAGCCTCTTGTGACAACAGCCTTAGGACACAGACCTGCTGTAGCTAATAATTCAG ATGCACTTGCAAGATTGAAAGAGagaataaaacagcaaaaagaGCAAGCATCAAGGACAAGTTCAGCTACTTCCTTGCCAA GGAATATCTCTTCAAGTAGCTCACTTCCCATAGAAGGTTTATCTTTAGATGCTACAGCTGGGGATACTCATACCATTGAGGAAGACATTCCTATGAGAACTGCaatatcaaaaagaaaagtgggctCTGCTCCAGCTGCACCTGCTTATAaag GTTTTAGTGAAGTGGAATCAAAGACAACTGCTTTGTCTGAAGTCAATAAAAGAGTGAAGTCGAGGGGCCCTCCTGCTGTGGACATAACAGCAAATCAAAGACCACAAAAACCACCACAGAAGAAAG